One window of the Bacillus sp. 2205SS5-2 genome contains the following:
- the rlmD gene encoding 23S rRNA (uracil(1939)-C(5))-methyltransferase RlmD has protein sequence MSKQLPVKKNDYIDATFVDLTHDGNGVTKVDGYPIFVPNALPGEKGKVKIIKTSKNFGLGRLLEINQESPFRQEPPCPIYRECGGCQIQHMNYEGQLLAKEKHVRDVMQRIGKLKEVTIHPTLGMDEPWRYRNKSQVPVGLQNGEVVAGFYAKRSHEIVDMPYCIIQDKRNDEVVSLVKDLCEKYGILPYDEEKHRGSLRHVMVRSGFRTDEVMIVFITRTAKLANKQQLIEEIQAQIPGVKSIVQNINSKRTNVIFGSETNVLWGEEVIYDSIGDVKFAISARSFYQVNPEQTKVLYDKALEYAALKGDETVIDAYCGIGTISLFLAQKAKKVYGVEIVPEAIEDAKRNAAINKMDNVEFNVGASEEVIPKWYEAGIEADVLVVDPPRKGCDEHLLETILTMKPKKVVYVSCNPATLARDLRVLEDGGYRTIEIQPVDMFPQTMHCEAVAMIEYQNE, from the coding sequence ATGAGCAAACAACTCCCTGTAAAGAAAAATGATTATATTGACGCAACGTTTGTAGATTTAACTCATGATGGAAATGGTGTGACAAAAGTAGACGGCTACCCTATATTTGTCCCGAATGCGCTACCTGGAGAAAAAGGGAAAGTGAAAATTATCAAAACTAGCAAAAATTTCGGTCTTGGACGCTTGCTGGAGATCAATCAAGAAAGCCCTTTTCGCCAAGAACCGCCCTGCCCCATCTACCGAGAATGTGGCGGTTGTCAAATTCAGCATATGAATTATGAAGGTCAGCTATTAGCAAAAGAAAAGCATGTGCGTGATGTGATGCAGCGAATTGGTAAACTAAAAGAGGTTACGATCCATCCGACGCTAGGCATGGACGAACCGTGGCGATATCGCAATAAATCACAAGTACCAGTTGGATTACAAAATGGTGAGGTTGTTGCTGGTTTTTACGCGAAACGTAGTCATGAGATTGTTGATATGCCTTATTGCATCATTCAGGATAAGCGAAATGATGAGGTCGTTTCACTCGTGAAGGACCTTTGCGAAAAATATGGTATTCTTCCATATGATGAGGAAAAACATCGTGGTTCTCTCCGTCATGTGATGGTTCGGTCAGGCTTTCGAACTGATGAAGTCATGATTGTGTTTATCACAAGAACAGCAAAATTAGCCAACAAACAACAATTAATTGAGGAAATTCAAGCCCAAATTCCGGGAGTAAAGTCGATAGTTCAAAATATTAACAGCAAACGTACGAATGTGATTTTCGGAAGTGAAACAAATGTTCTGTGGGGAGAAGAAGTCATTTATGATTCCATTGGTGATGTGAAGTTTGCGATTTCAGCTCGTTCGTTTTATCAAGTAAATCCTGAACAAACGAAGGTTTTATATGATAAAGCATTAGAATACGCCGCCCTCAAGGGGGATGAGACGGTTATTGATGCATACTGTGGAATCGGAACGATCTCCTTATTCCTCGCTCAAAAAGCGAAGAAAGTGTATGGAGTTGAAATTGTACCAGAGGCGATTGAAGATGCCAAACGAAATGCTGCTATAAATAAAATGGATAATGTTGAATTTAACGTAGGTGCCTCTGAAGAAGTGATTCCGAAATGGTACGAAGCGGGCATTGAAGCAGATGTGTTAGTCGTTGATCCGCCGCGAAAAGGCTGTGATGAACACTTGCTAGAGACGATTTTAACGATGAAGCCAAAGAAGGTTGTGTATGTGTCGTGCAATCCTGCGACGTTAGCAAGAGACCTTCGTGTATTAGAGGATGGCGGCTATCGAACAATTGAAATACAGCCGGTCGACATGTTCCCGCAAACGATGCATTGTGAAGCGGTCGCGATGATTGAGTATCAAAATGAATAG
- a CDS encoding diacylglycerol kinase, giving the protein MKRARIIYNPTSGRELFKKHLPEVLMKLEQAGYETSCHATTSEGDATKAAQVAVERKYDLVVAAGGDGTLNEVVNGLADQDYRPKLGIIPMGTTNDFARAVHLPKDIEKAVDIIIKGDTIPVDIGRMNEKYFINIAGGGRLTELTYEVPSKLKTMLGQLAYYLKGIEMLPSLRPSKVSIEYDGKLFEGEVQLFLIGLTNSVGGFERLAPDASINDGLFTLLILKKCNLAEFIRIASLAIRGEHLSDPNVIYCKANRVKVYAEEKVQLNLDGEFGGLLPAEFENLYRHLEVFVPLDNIRKEDRVDDQRLEVAKNTDC; this is encoded by the coding sequence ATGAAAAGAGCAAGAATAATATACAATCCGACCTCTGGACGAGAGCTTTTTAAAAAGCATCTTCCAGAGGTGTTAATGAAATTAGAACAAGCTGGTTATGAAACAAGCTGTCATGCGACCACATCTGAAGGAGATGCGACGAAGGCAGCTCAAGTTGCGGTGGAGCGGAAGTATGATTTAGTCGTTGCAGCCGGAGGAGATGGCACGTTAAATGAGGTCGTGAATGGTCTTGCGGATCAAGACTATCGGCCGAAGCTTGGAATTATCCCAATGGGCACGACCAATGACTTTGCCCGTGCAGTTCATTTACCTAAAGATATTGAAAAAGCGGTGGATATTATCATAAAGGGTGATACGATCCCGGTTGATATTGGCCGAATGAATGAAAAATATTTTATTAATATCGCAGGTGGAGGACGTTTAACTGAATTAACCTATGAAGTGCCAAGTAAGCTGAAAACGATGCTGGGTCAACTGGCATATTATTTAAAAGGAATTGAAATGCTCCCTTCTTTACGTCCTTCCAAAGTGTCGATAGAGTATGATGGCAAGCTGTTTGAAGGAGAAGTTCAGCTCTTTTTAATCGGCTTAACCAATTCAGTCGGTGGATTTGAACGCTTAGCACCAGATGCCTCTATTAATGATGGCCTATTTACACTGTTAATTTTAAAAAAATGTAATCTTGCTGAGTTTATTCGTATTGCCTCACTCGCCATACGGGGGGAGCATCTGAGTGATCCTAATGTGATTTATTGTAAAGCGAACCGAGTGAAGGTTTATGCGGAAGAAAAAGTACAACTGAATTTGGACGGTGAATTTGGCGGCTTATTGCCAGCTGAATTTGAGAACCTCTATCGTCATTTAGAAGTGTTTGTTCCACTTGATAATATTCGGAAAGAAGACCGTGTAGATGATCAACGACTTGAAGTAGCAAAGAATACTGACTGTTAA
- a CDS encoding DUF4937 domain-containing protein: MLIKFIRCVVPTANQSTFSTAQQQWKSLAQVSGFIFQCGGWSFTREEAYILGLWEDRQAYDSFMQEQHDAIFDHNQQERTYTQIEVKLISVETTKIPLNFTTINGRLGSIIIGEIELQNENFVWEMAVEIEKNWNVRSARERE; the protein is encoded by the coding sequence GTGTTAATCAAATTCATTCGCTGCGTGGTGCCAACTGCCAACCAATCGACTTTTTCTACTGCTCAACAACAGTGGAAGTCTCTTGCCCAGGTTTCAGGCTTTATTTTTCAGTGTGGAGGTTGGAGTTTTACTCGTGAAGAAGCGTATATATTAGGACTTTGGGAAGACCGGCAAGCGTATGATTCATTTATGCAGGAGCAGCATGATGCCATCTTTGACCACAACCAGCAAGAGCGTACCTATACTCAAATTGAGGTGAAGTTAATTTCTGTTGAGACCACTAAAATACCCTTAAATTTTACTACAATTAACGGGAGATTAGGCTCTATTATTATTGGAGAAATTGAACTTCAAAACGAAAATTTCGTCTGGGAGATGGCGGTAGAAATTGAAAAGAACTGGAATGTAAGATCGGCACGAGAACGAGAATAG